One part of the Alistipes onderdonkii genome encodes these proteins:
- a CDS encoding glycoside hydrolase family 2 protein has product MKRYIATLMLLAACAFAQAREVFPLNEGWRFFFKSENSSDNARHVTLPHTWNTDTGGTGYFLETTANYQNNMYIPAEWAAKRLFVKFYGVQSVADVFVNGYYVGGHKGGGTAFALEITDKIRFGSDNALLVVVSNNYCDDVLPTSTDMNLYGGIYREAELILTEKTAVSPLYLGSDGILVRQNSVGEDRVEGEAEIHLVTGGENSCVLTLDITAPDGSRVFSKRQKARLDGKPVTIPFSVDAPRLWSPASPALYRVSVSIGDATVTDSVAVRTGFRSIAATPAGGFAINGIRIPIHGVTLYHDNAISGGALIAPDYDADLSQIRTLGANALRSAVMPHAQYLYDRCDELGMLAWVDAPFHRSSFLGDVAYYATPQFEQNGLQQLQEIIAQNYNHPSVVMWGIFSRLWTRGNDVTPYLAKLNAAAHALDPSRPTVACSDQDGNINFITDLIVWRQDVGWRKGTTDDVTVWRDQLQKGWSHLRSGICYGGSGFIGHKSYTAQAAPRANWMPEERQTRFHEQYAKNLQNDSLFWGTWINNMFDYGSVRRPYGVNGAGLVTIDRRERKDAFYLYKALWNKEEPTLHITDKRRTLRDGERQAFQIYSSAGAPTLLAGADTLAVTEYAACQYRTDSVSLQGTVEIKAIAGPLRDSVTLRVGNVLKPKRLQGPRRTANPQPTN; this is encoded by the coding sequence ATGAAACGATACATAGCGACACTCATGCTCCTCGCCGCCTGCGCCTTCGCACAGGCCCGCGAGGTATTCCCCCTGAACGAGGGATGGCGTTTCTTCTTCAAGTCGGAGAACAGCAGCGACAATGCCCGGCATGTTACGCTGCCCCACACCTGGAATACCGACACGGGCGGCACCGGATATTTCCTCGAGACAACGGCAAACTACCAGAACAACATGTATATCCCGGCCGAATGGGCGGCCAAACGGTTATTCGTGAAATTCTACGGCGTGCAAAGCGTGGCCGACGTCTTCGTCAACGGCTATTATGTCGGCGGGCACAAAGGCGGAGGTACGGCTTTTGCGCTCGAAATCACCGACAAGATACGGTTCGGTTCCGACAATGCGCTGCTGGTCGTGGTCAGCAACAACTACTGCGACGACGTGCTTCCCACCTCGACGGACATGAACCTCTACGGGGGCATCTACCGCGAAGCCGAGCTGATCCTCACGGAAAAGACCGCCGTATCGCCCCTCTACCTCGGCTCGGACGGCATACTGGTGCGCCAGAACTCGGTCGGCGAAGATCGGGTCGAAGGCGAAGCGGAGATACACCTCGTCACCGGCGGGGAGAACAGCTGCGTCCTGACGCTCGACATCACGGCGCCCGACGGCAGCCGCGTATTTTCCAAACGGCAGAAGGCGCGCCTCGACGGGAAACCCGTCACGATTCCCTTCTCGGTCGACGCCCCCCGGTTGTGGAGCCCCGCCAGCCCGGCCCTCTACCGGGTATCGGTAAGTATCGGCGACGCGACCGTCACCGACAGCGTAGCCGTGCGTACAGGTTTCCGCAGCATCGCGGCGACCCCGGCGGGCGGCTTTGCGATCAACGGCATCCGCATCCCGATACACGGCGTAACGCTCTACCACGACAACGCCATCTCGGGCGGCGCACTCATCGCGCCCGACTATGACGCCGACCTCAGCCAGATCCGCACCCTCGGGGCGAACGCGCTGCGCTCGGCCGTGATGCCCCATGCGCAATACCTCTACGACCGTTGCGACGAACTGGGCATGCTGGCGTGGGTCGATGCGCCGTTCCACCGCTCCTCGTTCCTGGGCGACGTGGCCTATTACGCCACCCCGCAGTTCGAACAGAACGGCCTGCAACAGTTGCAGGAGATCATCGCCCAGAACTACAACCATCCCTCGGTGGTGATGTGGGGCATCTTTTCGCGGCTCTGGACACGCGGCAACGACGTGACCCCTTACCTGGCCAAGCTCAACGCGGCGGCACACGCCCTCGACCCCTCGCGTCCCACAGTGGCCTGCAGCGACCAGGACGGCAATATCAACTTCATCACCGACCTGATCGTCTGGCGGCAGGACGTAGGCTGGCGCAAAGGTACGACGGACGACGTGACCGTATGGCGCGACCAGCTGCAGAAAGGCTGGTCACACCTCCGCTCGGGAATCTGTTACGGGGGCAGCGGCTTCATCGGACACAAGAGCTATACGGCACAGGCGGCACCCCGCGCGAACTGGATGCCCGAAGAGCGTCAGACACGCTTCCACGAGCAGTACGCCAAGAACCTCCAGAACGACTCGCTCTTCTGGGGCACATGGATCAACAACATGTTCGATTACGGTTCGGTACGCCGGCCTTACGGGGTGAACGGTGCCGGACTCGTGACCATCGACCGCCGCGAGCGCAAGGATGCGTTCTACCTGTATAAGGCTCTGTGGAACAAGGAGGAACCGACACTGCACATTACAGACAAGCGGCGGACGCTGCGCGACGGCGAACGGCAGGCATTCCAAATCTACTCGTCGGCCGGGGCCCCCACGCTGCTCGCAGGAGCCGACACGCTGGCCGTGACGGAATACGCCGCCTGCCAGTACCGCACGGATTCGGTGTCGCTACAGGGCACGGTCGAAATCAAGGCCATCGCCGGGCCGCTGCGCGACAGCGTGACGCTCAGAGTCGGCAACGTCTTAAAACCGAAACGGCTTCAGGGCCCTCGGCGAACAGCAAATCCGCAACCGACAAATTAG
- the ispG gene encoding (E)-4-hydroxy-3-methylbut-2-enyl-diphosphate synthase: protein MNLSEYSRRPSCEVRIGRVVIGGGHPVAVQSMTNTDTNDTEASVAQIERIDRAGGKIVRLTAQGRREGENLARIVRRLRDEGFDTAVVADIHFLPEVAAIAAQYVDKVRINPGNYRTDRGELEELIARCRERGVALRIGVNHGSLAKRVFDQWGDTPQGMVVSAMEFLRVCKAHGFDQVVVSMKSSNTRVMVAAYRLLVAAMDAEDMHYPIHLGVTEAGSGIEGRIKSAVGIGALLCDGIGDTIRVSLTEAPEHEIPVAELLVRHFAERPGTFPVLHPERYSPTEYRRRTNIQVPVVHSEPLDGFRVIEAVSGNPTAELRAAILNLDTPEPVVVKRRYEETSPEVLAVKAAADLGVLLLDGLADGIWIDAPGFAEDQVREIELMILQAARVRFSHTEYIACPSCGRTLYDIEKTLADIKSRTSHLSNLKIGVMGCIVNGPGEMADADYGYVGAAPGRITLYKGRTVVARNIPQQEALDRLVELIKADGEWVEP, encoded by the coding sequence ATGAATCTTTCGGAATACAGTCGCCGTCCGAGTTGCGAGGTGCGCATCGGGCGGGTCGTGATCGGCGGCGGGCACCCGGTCGCCGTGCAGTCGATGACCAACACCGACACCAACGATACCGAAGCCAGCGTGGCGCAGATCGAACGGATCGACCGCGCCGGGGGAAAGATCGTGCGCCTTACGGCACAGGGGCGGCGCGAGGGCGAGAACCTTGCCCGCATCGTCCGCCGCCTGCGCGACGAGGGCTTCGATACGGCCGTCGTGGCCGACATCCACTTCCTGCCCGAGGTGGCCGCCATTGCCGCGCAATATGTCGACAAGGTGCGCATCAACCCGGGCAATTACCGCACGGATCGCGGGGAGCTGGAGGAGTTGATCGCCCGCTGCCGCGAGCGGGGCGTCGCCCTGCGCATCGGCGTCAACCACGGGTCGCTCGCCAAACGTGTCTTCGACCAGTGGGGCGATACGCCGCAGGGCATGGTCGTCTCGGCCATGGAGTTCCTGCGTGTCTGCAAGGCGCACGGGTTCGACCAGGTCGTCGTGTCGATGAAGTCGAGCAACACGCGCGTCATGGTCGCCGCGTACCGGCTGCTGGTCGCGGCGATGGATGCCGAGGATATGCACTATCCGATCCACTTGGGCGTCACCGAGGCCGGCAGCGGCATCGAGGGGCGTATCAAGAGCGCCGTAGGTATCGGGGCGCTGCTCTGCGACGGCATCGGCGACACGATCCGCGTATCGCTGACCGAGGCCCCGGAGCACGAAATTCCCGTGGCGGAACTGCTGGTAAGGCACTTCGCGGAGCGCCCCGGGACATTTCCCGTGCTGCATCCCGAGCGCTACTCCCCGACCGAGTACCGCCGCCGTACGAATATACAGGTGCCGGTCGTGCACAGCGAACCGCTCGACGGCTTCCGCGTAATCGAGGCCGTGTCGGGCAATCCCACGGCCGAGCTGCGCGCCGCGATCCTGAACCTCGATACCCCCGAACCGGTCGTCGTGAAACGCCGTTACGAGGAGACCTCGCCCGAGGTGCTGGCCGTGAAGGCCGCCGCCGACCTGGGGGTGCTGCTGCTCGACGGGCTGGCCGACGGCATCTGGATCGACGCGCCGGGATTTGCCGAAGACCAGGTGCGCGAAATCGAGCTGATGATCCTGCAGGCGGCGCGTGTGCGGTTCTCGCACACCGAGTACATCGCCTGCCCGAGTTGCGGCCGCACGCTTTACGACATCGAAAAGACCCTCGCCGACATCAAATCGCGCACGTCGCACCTCTCGAACCTCAAGATCGGCGTCATGGGGTGCATCGTCAACGGCCCCGGCGAGATGGCCGATGCCGACTACGGGTACGTGGGTGCCGCACCCGGCCGCATCACGCTCTACAAGGGGCGCACGGTCGTGGCACGCAACATCCCGCAGCAGGAGGCGCTCGACCGCCTCGTGGAACTGATCAAGGCCGACGGCGAGTGGGTGGAACCATGA
- a CDS encoding WbqC family protein, translating to MTILPLAYLPSVEYFAHLLRGGCVVDLGEHFVKRSERNRARILATDGVMELTVHVRNANRPRQPVRDVRIDYSKRWQHQHWGALVASYKGSPYFDFYAEYFEPFYRREYGFLADYNAELLGRLCSLLNVPMPEFSQTYVDAAAGDTDLRPKRRKEGSAFIAEPYVQVFSDRMPFQPNLSVADLLFAEGPEAVSVLRRCRL from the coding sequence ATGACGATCCTGCCGCTCGCATACCTGCCCTCGGTCGAGTACTTCGCGCACTTGTTGCGCGGCGGGTGCGTCGTCGACCTGGGCGAGCATTTCGTGAAGCGCTCGGAGCGCAACCGTGCCCGTATCCTCGCTACGGACGGGGTGATGGAGTTGACCGTCCATGTGCGCAACGCCAACCGTCCCCGCCAGCCCGTACGCGACGTGCGGATCGACTATTCGAAACGCTGGCAGCACCAGCACTGGGGGGCGTTGGTCGCCTCCTACAAAGGGTCGCCCTATTTCGATTTCTACGCTGAATATTTCGAACCTTTCTACCGCCGGGAATACGGATTCCTGGCCGATTACAATGCCGAACTGCTCGGGCGGCTCTGCTCCCTGCTGAACGTACCCATGCCCGAGTTCTCCCAGACGTATGTCGATGCCGCCGCAGGCGACACCGACCTGCGCCCCAAACGGCGCAAAGAGGGCTCGGCGTTCATTGCCGAGCCCTATGTGCAGGTCTTCTCCGACCGTATGCCTTTCCAGCCTAATTTGTCGGTTGCGGATTTGCTGTTCGCCGAGGGCCCTGAAGCCGTTTCGGTTTTAAGACGTTGCCGACTCTGA
- the recG gene encoding ATP-dependent DNA helicase RecG — protein MDYLDNDIKFVGGVGEARARLLDKELGIRTLGDMLRHYPFRYIDRTKVYRIAEITDDAPTLLQFRARVTGVAYAGTGRKRRFTAYVSDPTGSAELVWFQGIKWIEKRVEVGREYLIFGRPSFYRGELSMAHPELETMEQALSRKAESGMQGIYPSTEKLSNVLGAKGMYQIICNTWALAKDHIPDYMPDEVRTRYGLIPLRDAYYNIHFPQSPELLRQAQYRLKFDELLGIQLNIQSRRTERLARNNGFLFMKVGGVFNTFYNEKLPFPLTGAQKRVIREIRQDTVTGYQMNRLLQGDVGSGKTLVALMSMLLAVDNGYQACMMAPTEILARQHFATITRMLDGMGVKVAILTGASKARERRLALEGIASGEVHILIGTHALIEDRVQFANLGFVVIDEQHRFGVEQRARLWTKNEQPPHILVMTATPIPRTLAMTLYGDLDVSVIDELPPGRRPIKTVHYTDAARLRLFGFMKQEIAKGRQVYVVYPLIKESEAMDYKDLTDGYEAISRDFPLPEYVTTICHGKMKPADKEESMRQFKSGEADIMVATSVIEVGVDVPNATVMVIESAERFGLSQLHQLRGRVGRGGEQSYCILMSGEKLSKESRARLDAMCETNDGFRLAELDLKLRGAGDINGTLQSGMAFDLKIANPTLDVQILTVSREAAAGILSGDRGLSLPEHRGLRELRRRYSGREEIDFSMIS, from the coding sequence GTGGACTATCTGGACAACGACATAAAATTCGTAGGCGGCGTCGGCGAAGCCCGCGCCCGGCTTCTGGACAAGGAGCTGGGCATCCGTACGCTGGGCGACATGCTGCGTCACTACCCGTTCCGCTATATCGACCGCACGAAAGTCTACCGCATCGCCGAAATCACCGACGATGCGCCCACCCTGCTCCAGTTCCGCGCCCGCGTGACGGGCGTAGCCTATGCCGGCACGGGCCGCAAACGACGCTTCACGGCCTACGTCTCCGACCCCACGGGGTCGGCCGAACTGGTCTGGTTCCAAGGTATCAAATGGATCGAAAAACGGGTCGAAGTGGGGCGCGAATACCTCATTTTCGGGCGGCCGTCGTTCTACCGCGGCGAATTGTCGATGGCGCACCCCGAGCTGGAAACCATGGAGCAGGCGCTCTCGCGCAAGGCCGAAAGCGGCATGCAGGGCATCTATCCCTCGACCGAGAAACTTTCGAACGTACTCGGCGCCAAGGGCATGTACCAGATTATCTGCAACACATGGGCGCTGGCCAAAGACCATATCCCCGACTACATGCCCGACGAGGTACGAACCCGCTACGGGCTGATACCGCTGCGTGACGCCTACTACAACATCCATTTTCCGCAGTCGCCCGAACTGCTGCGGCAGGCACAGTACAGGCTGAAATTCGACGAACTGCTGGGCATCCAGCTCAACATCCAGTCGCGCCGTACGGAACGTCTGGCCCGAAACAACGGCTTCCTGTTCATGAAGGTCGGGGGCGTCTTCAACACCTTCTACAACGAAAAACTCCCGTTCCCGCTCACCGGGGCGCAGAAACGGGTCATCAGGGAGATCCGGCAGGACACCGTCACGGGCTACCAGATGAACCGCCTGTTGCAGGGCGACGTCGGCAGCGGCAAGACCCTCGTGGCGCTGATGTCGATGCTGCTGGCCGTGGACAACGGCTACCAGGCCTGCATGATGGCGCCCACCGAGATCCTCGCCCGCCAGCATTTCGCCACCATCACGCGTATGCTCGACGGCATGGGGGTGAAGGTCGCCATCCTCACCGGCGCCTCGAAGGCCAGGGAGCGCCGGCTGGCGCTCGAAGGGATCGCCTCGGGCGAGGTGCACATCCTGATCGGCACGCACGCCCTGATCGAAGACCGCGTGCAGTTCGCCAACCTGGGGTTCGTGGTGATCGACGAGCAGCACCGCTTCGGCGTGGAGCAGCGCGCCCGGCTTTGGACGAAGAACGAGCAGCCGCCGCACATCCTCGTGATGACCGCCACGCCGATCCCCCGCACGCTTGCCATGACCCTCTACGGCGACCTCGACGTCTCGGTGATCGACGAGCTTCCGCCGGGACGACGGCCGATCAAGACCGTACATTACACCGATGCGGCGCGGCTGCGCCTGTTCGGCTTCATGAAGCAGGAGATCGCCAAGGGACGGCAGGTCTATGTCGTATATCCGCTCATCAAGGAGTCCGAGGCCATGGATTACAAAGACCTCACCGACGGCTACGAAGCCATATCGCGCGATTTCCCGCTGCCGGAGTATGTCACCACGATCTGCCACGGCAAGATGAAACCCGCCGACAAGGAGGAGTCGATGCGCCAGTTCAAGTCGGGCGAGGCCGATATCATGGTCGCCACGTCGGTCATCGAAGTGGGCGTCGACGTGCCGAACGCCACGGTCATGGTCATCGAATCGGCCGAGCGGTTCGGGCTCTCGCAGCTGCACCAGTTGCGCGGGCGCGTAGGACGGGGCGGCGAACAATCCTACTGCATCCTGATGTCGGGCGAAAAGCTCTCGAAGGAGTCCCGGGCACGCCTCGACGCCATGTGCGAAACCAACGACGGATTCCGCCTGGCGGAGCTCGACCTCAAACTGCGGGGTGCGGGCGATATCAACGGCACGCTCCAGAGCGGCATGGCGTTTGATCTGAAGATCGCCAACCCCACGCTCGATGTCCAGATACTCACCGTCTCGCGCGAGGCAGCGGCCGGTATCCTCTCCGGCGACCGCGGCCTCTCCCTGCCTGAGCACCGCGGCCTCAGGGAGTTAAGACGGCGCTATTCGGGACGCGAAGAGATTGATTTTTCCATGATTTCGTAA
- a CDS encoding radical SAM-associated putative lipoprotein — protein MKKRIKKRLSFLLLTLLGFSTACEKQKNGEPPPVMYGTPHVDIWVGGKVTDKTGAPIPGIEVLQQNSPYKALTGDDGSYELPGQLFSIETTADILFTDTDGPSNGGEFAAQSVPVEFTEADRVSEAEGWCGGSFARTGVDVTLEEDAQE, from the coding sequence ATGAAAAAACGCATCAAAAAACGCCTGTCCTTCCTGTTGCTGACACTGCTCGGGTTCTCTACGGCCTGCGAAAAACAGAAAAACGGAGAACCACCGCCCGTCATGTACGGGACGCCGCACGTAGATATCTGGGTCGGCGGCAAGGTAACCGACAAAACCGGCGCCCCGATACCCGGGATCGAGGTACTCCAACAAAACAGCCCCTATAAGGCCCTGACCGGGGACGACGGTTCCTACGAACTTCCCGGACAATTATTCTCCATTGAAACGACGGCGGACATCCTGTTTACCGACACCGACGGCCCGTCCAACGGCGGGGAGTTCGCGGCACAGTCCGTTCCGGTCGAATTCACCGAAGCCGACCGCGTCTCGGAAGCCGAGGGATGGTGCGGGGGCAGTTTCGCACGCACCGGTGTCGACGTCACGCTGGAGGAGGACGCGCAGGAATAG
- a CDS encoding DUF3108 domain-containing protein: MKRLLFTILLFTAALPAAAQLYHPGEQLFYRVSYKAKMFPNTEVGAVEVKTSEVQLDDRKFYKVEGIGRTLPTYRWFFNLEDIYTVWISPETLRPVRFESDIKEGDYTFQSYYTYDWDNSQVHTRWRRRQRPFEEKTMPLTPGSMDAIALFFTMRSANAEDFKPGEPATLQMVLQDTIRHLNYRYISRETKKIRNMGRFKTLKFECQLGTSEGFSFTDGTVFTLWISDDENKIPLYIESPVRVGSINAYISGYKGLKYPMTSLIK, from the coding sequence ATGAAACGATTGTTATTCACGATATTGTTATTCACCGCCGCGCTGCCTGCCGCAGCCCAGCTCTACCACCCGGGCGAGCAGCTTTTCTACCGCGTCAGCTACAAGGCCAAGATGTTCCCCAATACCGAAGTCGGCGCCGTGGAGGTCAAGACCTCCGAGGTGCAGCTCGACGACCGGAAGTTCTACAAGGTCGAGGGCATCGGCCGCACACTGCCTACCTACCGCTGGTTCTTCAACCTCGAAGACATCTACACGGTATGGATCAGCCCCGAGACGCTGCGCCCGGTACGTTTCGAAAGTGACATCAAGGAGGGCGACTACACGTTCCAGAGCTATTACACCTACGACTGGGACAACAGCCAGGTGCATACCCGGTGGCGGCGGCGCCAACGGCCTTTCGAGGAGAAAACCATGCCCCTGACCCCGGGGAGCATGGATGCCATCGCGCTTTTCTTCACCATGCGCTCGGCCAATGCCGAGGATTTCAAACCCGGTGAGCCCGCAACCCTCCAGATGGTATTGCAGGACACGATCCGGCACCTGAATTACAGGTACATAAGCCGCGAAACGAAGAAGATTCGCAACATGGGACGCTTCAAGACCCTCAAGTTCGAATGCCAGTTGGGCACCTCCGAAGGGTTCTCCTTCACCGACGGCACGGTCTTCACGCTATGGATCTCGGACGACGAGAACAAAATCCCGCTTTACATCGAGTCGCCCGTCCGCGTAGGCAGCATCAATGCCTATATTTCGGGCTACAAGGGGCTTAAATACCCGATGACGAGCCTCATAAAATAA
- the ahpF gene encoding alkyl hydroperoxide reductase subunit F has protein sequence MLDHALREQLLRLFEGLEASYVFDVTADPGHASRGELLELLEETAACSAKIGCRITDGQGLEFRLLRNDKDTGIHFRAVPNGHEFSSLILAVLNADGKGKNLPDEATRRRIGALGGQIALTTYMSLTCTNCPDVVQALNLLALSNPRITHTAVDGALFPEEVARLNIQAVPAVFHGEELIHVGRGSLAELLDKLEERFGTSDTGITPHVREYDLLVAGGGPAGASAAIYAARKGLRVAVVAEKVGGQVNETVGIENLISVPRTTGAELAGDLRRHMEAYGIDICDNRRIERFDIDGGIRELHAKGGEVFRAPALVVATGASWRRLGVPGEAEYIGRGVAFCPHCDGPFYAGRHVAVIGGGNSGVEAAIDLAGTCASVTVLEFMETLKADQVLQEKLRTLPNVEVHTNVQTLEVEGDGSRMTALRTKDRSTGAEKRLPLDGVFVQIGLSANSKLFAGILDTNRAGEILTDKECRTSVPGVYAAGDVTDIRYKQIVIAMGEGAKAALSASEDRIKGII, from the coding sequence ATGCTGGATCATGCACTCAGGGAGCAGTTGCTCCGCTTGTTTGAGGGGCTGGAAGCCTCCTACGTGTTCGACGTCACGGCCGACCCCGGCCATGCGTCGCGCGGAGAGCTGCTCGAGCTGCTCGAAGAGACGGCGGCCTGTTCCGCGAAGATCGGCTGTCGGATCACCGACGGGCAGGGACTGGAGTTCCGGCTTCTGCGCAACGACAAGGACACCGGCATCCACTTCCGGGCAGTGCCCAACGGCCATGAATTCAGCTCGCTGATACTGGCCGTGCTGAACGCAGACGGCAAGGGCAAAAACCTGCCCGACGAAGCGACGCGCCGACGGATCGGGGCGCTCGGCGGGCAGATCGCGCTGACGACCTACATGTCGCTCACCTGCACCAACTGCCCCGATGTGGTACAGGCGCTCAACCTGCTGGCGCTCTCCAATCCCCGGATCACCCATACGGCCGTGGACGGAGCCTTGTTCCCCGAGGAGGTTGCACGGCTGAATATCCAGGCCGTGCCGGCGGTCTTCCACGGCGAAGAGCTGATCCACGTCGGCCGCGGCTCGCTGGCCGAACTGCTGGACAAACTCGAGGAGCGCTTCGGCACTTCGGACACAGGCATAACGCCCCACGTGCGCGAATATGACCTGCTGGTCGCCGGGGGCGGCCCCGCCGGGGCTTCGGCCGCGATCTATGCAGCCCGCAAGGGGCTCCGCGTGGCGGTCGTGGCAGAAAAGGTCGGCGGACAGGTCAATGAAACGGTAGGCATCGAAAACCTGATCTCGGTGCCGCGCACGACCGGAGCAGAGCTCGCAGGCGACCTGCGCAGACACATGGAGGCCTACGGGATCGACATCTGCGACAACCGCCGCATCGAGCGTTTCGACATAGACGGCGGCATCCGGGAGCTGCATGCCAAAGGCGGGGAGGTTTTCCGCGCCCCGGCACTGGTCGTCGCCACGGGAGCTTCGTGGCGCAGGCTCGGGGTGCCGGGCGAGGCAGAGTATATCGGCCGCGGCGTAGCCTTCTGCCCCCACTGCGACGGGCCGTTCTACGCAGGCAGACACGTGGCCGTGATCGGCGGCGGCAATTCGGGGGTCGAGGCCGCAATCGACCTGGCGGGCACCTGCGCTTCGGTGACGGTTCTCGAATTCATGGAGACTCTCAAGGCCGACCAGGTATTGCAGGAGAAGCTGCGCACGCTCCCCAATGTAGAGGTACATACGAACGTGCAGACGCTCGAGGTCGAAGGCGACGGCAGCCGCATGACGGCCCTGCGCACGAAAGACCGCTCGACGGGAGCGGAAAAACGGCTGCCGCTCGACGGCGTATTCGTCCAGATCGGCCTCTCGGCCAACAGCAAGCTGTTCGCCGGCATCCTCGACACCAACCGCGCGGGAGAAATCCTCACCGACAAGGAGTGCCGCACGTCGGTACCCGGCGTATATGCAGCGGGCGATGTGACGGACATACGTTACAAACAGATCGTGATCGCAATGG
- the ahpC gene encoding alkyl hydroperoxide reductase subunit C — protein MTSIINSTVPEFKVQAYHNGKFVTVTNEDLKGKWAIFFFYPADFTFVCPTELVDMADKYDRFKAMGVEVYSVSTDTHFVHKAWHDTSESIRKINYPMLADPTGVLSRGFGVMIEEEGVAYRGTFVVNPEGKVKLVEIQDNSIGRNAEELLRKVAAAQFVEAHPGEVCPAKWQQGAETLKPSIDLVGKI, from the coding sequence ATGACATCAATCATCAATTCAACGGTACCCGAATTCAAGGTTCAGGCCTACCACAACGGCAAATTCGTAACGGTCACGAACGAAGACCTCAAAGGCAAATGGGCGATCTTCTTTTTCTACCCGGCCGACTTCACGTTCGTGTGCCCCACCGAGCTGGTGGACATGGCCGACAAATACGACCGGTTCAAAGCCATGGGCGTGGAGGTCTACTCGGTAAGCACCGACACCCACTTCGTACACAAAGCCTGGCACGACACTTCGGAAAGCATCCGCAAAATCAACTACCCGATGCTCGCAGACCCCACGGGTGTACTTTCGCGCGGCTTCGGCGTCATGATCGAGGAAGAAGGCGTAGCCTACCGCGGCACGTTCGTCGTCAACCCCGAGGGGAAGGTCAAGCTGGTGGAGATCCAGGACAACAGCATCGGCCGCAATGCAGAGGAGTTGCTGCGCAAAGTCGCCGCGGCACAGTTCGTCGAGGCACACCCGGGTGAAGTATGCCCCGCCAAATGGCAGCAGGGCGCCGAGACGCTCAAACCGAGTATCGACCTGGTAGGTAAAATCTAA